In Lacrimispora indolis DSM 755, a genomic segment contains:
- the ruvX gene encoding Holliday junction resolvase RuvX, whose translation MRIMGLDYGSKTVGVAVSDSLGITAQGVETITREEENKLRKTCARIEELIREYEIETIVLGYPKNMNNSAGDRAEKTEQFKEMLIRRTGLPVILWDERLTTVASERILQESGVRREHRKAVIDKVAAGLILQGYLDSLPTGGRNEQ comes from the coding sequence ATGAGGATTATGGGGCTTGATTACGGTTCTAAAACTGTAGGAGTTGCAGTTTCCGACTCACTTGGTATAACAGCCCAGGGAGTGGAGACAATTACGAGAGAAGAAGAGAATAAACTGAGAAAGACCTGTGCCAGGATTGAGGAACTGATCCGGGAATATGAGATTGAAACCATTGTCCTTGGGTATCCTAAAAATATGAATAACTCAGCAGGCGACCGGGCTGAGAAAACGGAACAGTTTAAAGAGATGCTTATCAGGCGGACAGGGCTTCCCGTCATCCTTTGGGATGAGAGGCTTACGACTGTTGCATCGGAGAGAATATTACAGGAAAGCGGCGTGAGGCGGGAACACCGCAAGGCGGTCATTGATAAGGTGGCAGCAGGACTGATTCTGCAGGGCTATCTGGACAGCTTACCGACAGGAGGCAGGAATGAACAGTGA
- the mtaB gene encoding tRNA (N(6)-L-threonylcarbamoyladenosine(37)-C(2))-methylthiotransferase MtaB translates to MKKAALHNLGCKVNSYETEAMQQLLENAGYEIVPFAEGADVYIINTCSVTNIADRKSRQMLHRAKKMNPEAVVVAAGCYVQAAGEELKKDEAVDLVIGNNKKTELVSVLEDYFASRKGPEEETIIDISDTREYENLSIGKIADHTRAFIKVQDGCNQFCSYCIIPYTRGRVRSRKPAEVVEEVKRLTSSGYQEIVLTGIHLSSYGMDFPEEERLTLLDLVKSIHEVEGLKRIRLGSLEPRIVTEEFGGELAGLHKICPHFHLSLQSGCDDTLKRMNRRYTTKEYLNCCNILRKVFKNPAITTDVIVGFPGERPEEFKATREYLEKVRFYEMHVFKYSKRNGTRAAVMPEQIPESIKAERSNELLCLEKEMSLEYRKSWLGCRTEVLMEEEYWWNEARYMIGHTREYVKAAVPFEEGLKGAVIEGILVEMMNDEVAFLQR, encoded by the coding sequence CTTTGCAGAAGGTGCGGATGTTTATATCATCAATACCTGCTCCGTTACGAATATTGCAGACCGCAAATCCAGGCAGATGCTTCACAGAGCAAAGAAAATGAATCCTGAGGCAGTGGTGGTTGCGGCCGGGTGCTACGTTCAGGCAGCCGGGGAAGAGCTTAAAAAGGATGAGGCGGTGGATCTGGTCATCGGCAACAACAAAAAGACCGAGCTGGTTTCCGTTTTGGAGGATTATTTTGCCAGCAGGAAAGGGCCTGAAGAGGAAACAATTATTGATATCAGTGACACCAGGGAGTATGAGAACCTGTCCATTGGCAAGATTGCAGATCACACAAGGGCCTTTATCAAGGTCCAGGATGGCTGCAACCAGTTTTGCAGCTACTGCATCATTCCCTATACCAGAGGGCGGGTGAGGAGCCGGAAGCCGGCTGAAGTGGTGGAAGAGGTAAAACGTCTGACTTCCTCCGGTTATCAGGAGATCGTGCTCACGGGGATCCATTTAAGCTCTTATGGAATGGATTTTCCGGAGGAGGAGCGGCTTACCCTTTTGGATCTGGTGAAAAGCATTCATGAAGTGGAAGGCTTAAAACGGATCCGCCTTGGTTCCTTAGAACCAAGGATTGTGACCGAAGAGTTCGGCGGGGAGCTTGCAGGACTTCATAAAATATGCCCCCACTTCCATTTGTCCCTTCAAAGCGGGTGCGATGATACTTTAAAGAGGATGAACCGCCGCTACACCACGAAGGAGTATTTAAACTGCTGTAATATTTTGCGGAAGGTCTTTAAAAATCCTGCCATCACCACTGATGTGATCGTAGGATTTCCCGGGGAAAGGCCAGAGGAATTTAAGGCCACCAGGGAATACTTAGAAAAAGTCCGGTTCTATGAGATGCATGTTTTTAAATATTCTAAAAGAAACGGCACCAGAGCAGCGGTGATGCCGGAACAGATACCGGAATCCATCAAGGCGGAACGCAGCAATGAACTCCTTTGCCTGGAAAAGGAAATGTCCCTTGAGTACCGGAAATCGTGGCTGGGATGCAGGACAGAGGTGCTTATGGAAGAGGAATACTGGTGGAATGAGGCCCGTTACATGATCGGTCATACGAGAGAATATGTAAAGGCGGCGGTTCCATTTGAAGAAGGCTTAAAGGGTGCGGTGATAGAAGGAATTCTTGTGGAAATGATGAATGATGAAGTGGCATTTTTACAGCGCTGA
- a CDS encoding IreB family regulatory phosphoprotein, giving the protein MGDIHNTQFFKAVQENKLNVSQVLEQVYIALTEKGYNPINQIVGYIMSGDPTYITSHKNARSLIMKVERDEILEELMRVYINTKLK; this is encoded by the coding sequence ATGGGCGATATTCATAATACGCAATTTTTCAAGGCAGTACAGGAAAACAAACTGAATGTAAGCCAGGTATTGGAACAGGTTTATATTGCCCTCACTGAAAAGGGCTATAATCCTATTAACCAGATCGTGGGTTATATTATGTCAGGGGATCCTACTTATATTACCAGCCATAAGAACGCCAGAAGTCTTATCATGAAAGTGGAGCGGGATGAGATTTTAGAAGAGCTTATGAGGGTATATATTAATACGAAGTTGAAGTAA